One bacterium genomic window, TTCCGGTCTTTGCCGAAGATCAATGGTTGGCCGGCGGTGAGCTTGAGGCTGTGGTCGTCGCGCGAGCTCCGATCGTCGATGGCGTCGAAGGCATTGTCATTGAAGATGACGCAGTTCTGGTAGATCTCGACGAAGACCGAGCCGCGGTGCTCGCCGGCGGCCTGAAAAACCTCGGCCATGTGCTTGGGATCGGTGTCGTGGGTCCGCGCGACGAAGGTGGCTTCGGAAGCCAGGGCCAGGCTCATCGGGTTGAGCGGGTAGTCGACGCTGCCGTAGGGCGTCGATTTAGTCTTCTTGCCGAACTCGGAGGTCGGCGAATACTGGCCTTTGGTCAGGCCGTAGATCCGGTTGTTGAACAACAGGATCTTGAGGTCGACGTTGCGGCGCAGCGCGTGGATCAGGTGATTGCCGCCGATGCTGAGGCCGTCGCCGTCGCCGGTGATCACCCAGACCGAGAGCTCGGGCCGGTAGGTCTTGAGGCCGGTGGCGATGGCCGGGGCCCGGCCGTGGATGGTGTGAAAGCCGTAGGTTTCCAAGTAATAGGGAAAGCGGCTGGAGCAGCCGATGCCCGAGACGAAGACGAAGTTGTGCCGGGGGATGCCGAGCTTGGGCAGCACGTTCTGCAAGGTCGCGAGGATGGCGTAGTCGCCGCAGCCCGGGCACCAACGCACGTCTTGGTCGCTGATGAAGTCCTTGCGGGTGAGGGCGGCGCTATCGTTCGCCGGAAGCATGCTTCACCTCCCGTGGCGCGCGCTTCAACTGGGCGCGGGCGCCCTCCAAGATTTCGGAAATGCGGAACGGCCTTCCCTGGACCTTGGGCAAGGAACGGGCTTCCACTAAATACTTCGCACGCAACAGCATGGCCAGCTGGCCCAGGTTCAGCTCCGGCACCAAAATCTTCTCGAAGCTGCGCAATATTTCGCCGAGATTGGACGGGAAGGGATTGAGATGGCGGAGGTGGACCGCGCCGACCGCCGCGCCTTCGCGCTGCAGCATCTCGGCCGCGGTGGCGATGGCGCCGTAAGTCGAGCCCCAGCCGACGATCAGCAGCTCGCCCTGGGCCGGGCCCTGGACCTTCAGCGGAGGGATGTCCTGGGCGATGGCCGCGACCTTGGCCGCGCGGAGCTTGACCATCTTTTCATGATTGAGGGGGTCGTAGCTGACGTTGCCGGTGACGTCCTCTTTCTCCAAGCCGCCGATGCGGTGCTCGAGGCCCGGCGTGCCGGGAATCGCCCAGGGCCGGGCCAAGCTGGTCTCGTTGCGCCGGTAGGGCATGAAGCGCCCGGCTTCGGCGATCGGATGATGGATCTCGATCGGCTTCAAATCGGCTTTGTCGGGAATGCGCCAGGGCTCGCTGCCGTTGGCCAGGTAGCCGTCGGAGAGATAAAGCACCGGCGTCATGTATTTCACGGCGATGCGCACCGCCTCGACCGCCATCGCGAAGCCGTCGGAGGACGTGGCCGGCGCGACGATCGGCACCGGGCTCTCGCCGTTGCGGCCGAACATCGCCTGCAGCAAATCGGCCTGCTCGGTCTTGGTCGGCAGGCCGGTGCTGGGCCCGCCGCGCTGGATGTCGAGGACGATCAGGGGCAGCTCGGCCATCACCGCCAAGTTGAGGGCCTCGCTCTTCAGG contains:
- a CDS encoding 2-oxoacid:acceptor oxidoreductase subunit alpha; its protein translation is PDFPAEIRAPAGSLPGVSAFQLNFSSHDIRTPGDAPDVLVAMNPAALKTNLKDLPHGGLLIVNQDAFNERNLERAGYAADPLADGSLKDYRLVAVPISSLNQTALEGTELSNKEKDRCKNFFALGMMYWLYDRPLDVTIHWIEKQFAKKPAVAQANITALKSGFHYAETAEIVPAHYRIKPAQLEPGKYRNLMGNTATAIGFVTAAELAKTPLLYASYPITPASDILHELSKLKNFGVRTVQAEDEIAAIGAAIGGAFGGCIAMTGTSGPGLALKSEALNLAVMAELPLIVLDIQRGGPSTGLPTKTEQADLLQAMFGRNGESPVPIVAPATSSDGFAMAVEAVRIAVKYMTPVLYLSDGYLANGSEPWRIPDKADLKPIEIHHPIAEAGRFMPYRRNETSLARPWAIPGTPGLEHRIGGLEKEDVTGNVSYDPLNHEKMVKLRAAKVAAIAQDIPPLKVQGPAQGELLIVGWGSTYGAIATAAEMLQREGAAVGAVHLRHLNPFPSNLGEILRSFEKILVPELNLGQLAMLLRAKYLVEARSLPKVQGRPFRISEILEGARAQLKRAPREVKHASGER
- a CDS encoding 2-oxoacid:ferredoxin oxidoreductase subunit beta, yielding MLPANDSAALTRKDFISDQDVRWCPGCGDYAILATLQNVLPKLGIPRHNFVFVSGIGCSSRFPYYLETYGFHTIHGRAPAIATGLKTYRPELSVWVITGDGDGLSIGGNHLIHALRRNVDLKILLFNNRIYGLTKGQYSPTSEFGKKTKSTPYGSVDYPLNPMSLALASEATFVARTHDTDPKHMAEVFQAAGEHRGSVFVEIYQNCVIFNDNAFDAIDDRSSRDDHSLKLTAGQPLIFGKDRNKGIRLRGLEPEVVEFDPKKTPSDLLVHDPLASSPTYAEFLARMDLPRFPVPIGIFRAVQRPTYDQLVNDQVQTAIRTQGPGDLEKLWQSGDTWEVRPS